AAGGGCGTGGTGGTGCTGTCGGGCAATCGCAATTTCGAGGGACGGGTCAACCCCAAAGTACCGGCCGGTTACCTGGCATCGCCCGCGGTGTGCGTGGCCTATGCGATTGCCGGGAGCATCGACATCGACCTGTCCAGTCAACCGCTGGCGCTGGATGCCCAGGGCCGGCCGGTGTACCTGCATGAGCTGATGCCCAGCGATGCCGAAGTGTCCGCGCAAGTCGCCGAAGTAGTGCGCCCGGCGCTGTTCCAGCAACGCAATGAGCTGCTCTGGCAGGGCACGCATCACTGGCAGGCGCTGGAGGCCGAAGGCAGCGTGCAGTTTGCCTGGCATCCCGGCTCTACCTATCTACGCCGCCCGCAGTACCTGGCGGACGTACAGCCGTTGCCGGTGCCGCGTCTTTCGGTACGTAACGCCAAGGCCTTGGTGGTGCTGGGCGACAACGTCACCACCGACCATATCTCCCCGGCGGGCACCATCCCGGCGCAGAGCCTGGCCGGTGCCTGGCTGCGTGAAAGGGGCGAGGCCGAGGCGGATTTCAACCAGTACTCGACCCGGCGCAGCAACCACGAGGTGATGGTGCGTGGCGCCTTTACCAACCCGCGCCTGAACAACCTGTTGGACCCAACGCAAGCGCCGCGCCAAGGCGTGTGGGCGTGGGACGCCGACCACACGGAGTATCAGCCGCTGTATCTGGCTGCGCAAAGCTACGTGGGTACGCCTACTGTGCTGTTTGCCGGGATCAACTACGGCGCTGGCTCCAGCCGCGATTGGGCGGCCAAGGTCCTCAGTCTGCTGGGCATCAAGGCGGTGGTGGCGCGCAGCATCGAGCGCATTCATCGCAGCAACCTGATCGGCATGGGGGTGTTGCCGTTGGTATTCAACGATGGGGGAACCGTGCAGGACTTGGCACTCGACGGCAGCGAGCGCCTGACTTTCCTCGGCCTGGATAACCTGCAGGTGGGCGCAAACCCGATTACGCTGCAGATCGATCGCGTCGACGGTGGTCTCACCCAATGCAGTCTGGTGTTGCGCCTCGACTCGCTGCAAGAGCTTGGTTACCTTGTGCACGGCGGCGTGCTGCCGTTTGTGATCCGCAAGACCGTGCAACGGACCCGCCAAGGAGCGCTTGATGATTGACACCCGCGTACTGCAACAATTGGCCCCCGATGGCGTGCTGCGCGCCGCCATCAACTTCGGCAACCCGGTGCTGGCGCAACGTGGTACGAACGCAGAGCCCCAGGGTGTTTCCGTGGCGCTGGCCAAGGCGCTGGCTGCAGAGCTGGGTGTCGAATTGGAGCTCATCACGTTTGAGGCGGCGGGTAAGGTATTCGCGGCCTTGGCCGAGGACGTCTGGCGCGTGGCGTTCCTGGCTATCGAGCCGGTGCGTGAAAAGGAAATCGCCTTCAGCGCGCCGTATGTGGCGATCAAGGGCACGTATCTGGTGGCAGCGGACTCACCTTTTACGCACGTCGCGCAACTGGATGCGCCGGGCCGGCGCATCGCCGTCGGCCAGGGTGCGGCCTACGATCTGTACTTGAGCCGAACGGTCGAGCATGCCGAATTGGTACGCGCGCCGACCTCGGCCGCAGCGGTGGATTGGTTTATCGAACAAGGCCTGGATGCGGCGGCAGGGGTGCGGGACTTCCTGCAAACCCAGATCACCGCGCAAAGGCGTTTGGTGCAGGACGATTTCATGACCATCCGCCAAGCCATGGCCGTACCGGTGGCGCACGCAGCCGCTGCCGCGTTCGTCAGGTCCTTTGTCGAACGGCAGAAAGAGAATGGTGGGGTGAAGCGAGGTCTGTTGGCCAGTGGCCAAAGCGCTGAACTTGCCGCAGGTTGATCATGAGGGATGGCGCATAAGCGGAGGGATGTGGATACTGCCCGATTGATCAAAACGCACGAGGAGAGCAGATGAGCAGCGTACGCTGGGGCATGATCGGCTGTGGCAGTGTCACTGAACTGAAGAGTGGACCGGCTTTCTACAAAGCGCCAGGTTCTGCGCTGGTGGCCGTGATGGGGCGCCGCGAAGAAGCCGTGCGTGATTATGCGGCACGCCATGGTATTGCACGCTTCTACACCGACGCCCAGGCACTGATCAACGACCCTGAAGTGGATGCCGTCTACATTGCCACGCCGCCCGACAGTCACCTCGAATACAGCCTGATGGTGGCGGCGGCCGGCAAGCATTGCTGCGTCGAGAAACCGATGTCGCTGAATGCCGAGCAGAGCGCCTTGATGCAGCGCACGTTCGAACGTGCCGGGTTGCATCTGTTTGTTTCCTATTACCGCCGTTCGCTGCCGCGCTTCCAGCAAGTGCGCGACTGGCTGCGAGATGGGCGTATCGGTGAGCTGCGCCACCTGACCTGGACCCTGTGCAAGCCACCGGCTGCCCACGACGCCAATGCCGCCAACTGGCGGACCGACCCGAGCGTGGCCGGGGGCGGTTATTTTGCCGACCTGGCGAGCCATGGCTTTGACCTGTTCCAGTACCTGGCCGGCGATATCATCGAAGTGTCCGGTTACACCTCGCGCCAGGAAGGCCGTTACGCGGCGGAAGATGCCGTGACGGCCAGCTGGCGCTTCGCGTCCGGCGCGCTGGGCATGGGCTGCTGGAACTTTGTGGCGGACCGTCGTGAAGACCGGGTGGAACTGATCGGCAGCCGTGGGCGTATCCAGTTCTCGGTCTTTGAGGACCAGCCCCTGCACCTTGAAGGCGAGACGCAGGAGGTGCTGGAAGTGCCGTGCCACGCGCATATCCAGTGGCATCACGTATTGGCGATGAACGCGCATATTCGCGGCGAAGCCGAGCATCCGTCGTTGGCCATCGAGGCGCTTAAGACCGATCGGATCCTGGACAAGGTGCTACAACGTAACCCCCATCACCCCGGCTAGGCACGATAGGGTTTTCTTTTTCCAAGGAATAGACGGATGAAATACTGGATAGCGGTGTGGCTGGTCCTGGCCACCAGTGCAATGGCGGCCCCGCGTAGCCAAGGCACGCCGGGGGAGTTTGATTTTTATGTGTTGTCGTTGTCGTGGTCGCCGACCTTTTGCCTGACGCACCCGGACAACGAACAGTGTTCAGGCAAGGGCTACGGGTTTGTGTTGCACGGCTTGTGGCCGCAGTACGCGCGGGGAGGGTGGCCGGCGTCGTGCTCGCCGCAGACACAGTTGAGCCGTGAAGAAATCGAGAAAGGTGCGGCATTGTTCCCGACCCGTTCGTTGCTCAGGCACGAATGGGCCAAGCATGGCACCTGCAGCGGCCTGGAGCCGTTGGCCTATTTGCAAAAGACCGATGAGGCGCTGGGCGTGGTGAGCATTCCGCAGCAATTGCAACCGTTCAATACGCCGCCCGCATTGCAGGCCAGTGAGATCGAGGCGCTGTTTCGTGAGAGCAACCCGCGCATGGGCAACCATGGGCTGGCGGTGATCTGCAAAGGCAAGGTGTTCTCGGAAGTACGGGTGTGCCTGAGCAAGGACCTGGCGTTTACCGGCTGCCCGCGCAGTGTGAAAACCCAGTGCCGCGACGGTGATATCCGCATCCCCACCCAGCGCTAAAGCAGCATCGCCAGGCGATAGCGCTCATCAAAATCTTCGGCCAATTGCGCCAAGGTGACTTGGCCCAGGCGCTCCAGCAGCAGCGCCTGGGCTTGCTCGAAGGCCTGCGTCAGCGCGGCGTTCACCGCTTGTTCCACCAGGCATTGCGGGTGGTCGGTGGACAAACCGATAGCAAATATCGAGGGTGTACCCAGGGCGTTGTGAATCTCCAGCAGGGTGATTTCACTCAACGGCTTGCCCAGGCTCCAGCCACCTTGATGGCCCTTTTCCGAACGGACGTAACCCTTTTCCTTGAGCAGCCCGAGCGTGCGCCGTACCACCACCGGGTTGGTGCCGAGCATCTGCGCGATGGTTTCCGACGTGGCG
The genomic region above belongs to Pseudomonas azotoformans and contains:
- a CDS encoding transporter substrate-binding domain-containing protein, producing the protein MIDTRVLQQLAPDGVLRAAINFGNPVLAQRGTNAEPQGVSVALAKALAAELGVELELITFEAAGKVFAALAEDVWRVAFLAIEPVREKEIAFSAPYVAIKGTYLVAADSPFTHVAQLDAPGRRIAVGQGAAYDLYLSRTVEHAELVRAPTSAAAVDWFIEQGLDAAAGVRDFLQTQITAQRRLVQDDFMTIRQAMAVPVAHAAAAAFVRSFVERQKENGGVKRGLLASGQSAELAAG
- a CDS encoding Gfo/Idh/MocA family protein, which gives rise to MSSVRWGMIGCGSVTELKSGPAFYKAPGSALVAVMGRREEAVRDYAARHGIARFYTDAQALINDPEVDAVYIATPPDSHLEYSLMVAAAGKHCCVEKPMSLNAEQSALMQRTFERAGLHLFVSYYRRSLPRFQQVRDWLRDGRIGELRHLTWTLCKPPAAHDANAANWRTDPSVAGGGYFADLASHGFDLFQYLAGDIIEVSGYTSRQEGRYAAEDAVTASWRFASGALGMGCWNFVADRREDRVELIGSRGRIQFSVFEDQPLHLEGETQEVLEVPCHAHIQWHHVLAMNAHIRGEAEHPSLAIEALKTDRILDKVLQRNPHHPG
- a CDS encoding ribonuclease T2 family protein, which encodes MKYWIAVWLVLATSAMAAPRSQGTPGEFDFYVLSLSWSPTFCLTHPDNEQCSGKGYGFVLHGLWPQYARGGWPASCSPQTQLSREEIEKGAALFPTRSLLRHEWAKHGTCSGLEPLAYLQKTDEALGVVSIPQQLQPFNTPPALQASEIEALFRESNPRMGNHGLAVICKGKVFSEVRVCLSKDLAFTGCPRSVKTQCRDGDIRIPTQR
- a CDS encoding Rrf2 family transcriptional regulator produces the protein MRNDTRLSRMLHVLIHMGRHEERATSETIAQMLGTNPVVVRRTLGLLKEKGYVRSEKGHQGGWSLGKPLSEITLLEIHNALGTPSIFAIGLSTDHPQCLVEQAVNAALTQAFEQAQALLLERLGQVTLAQLAEDFDERYRLAMLL